Part of the Benincasa hispida cultivar B227 chromosome 12, ASM972705v1, whole genome shotgun sequence genome is shown below.
tctttactTTTCCTTTTTGGAGTTAAAAAATGGTAAGGGTAGGGATCAAGTTCTCAAACCTAAGAAAAGATAAGAGCTGTCTTATTCATTGATATGGCAAGgatttgtttattagattttatacTCAGcctattttagtccctaaacttgtacaattttttgttttgattctCATACTTTCAAGTGATCTATTTCTGTACCTCATGGTAAGCTTTTTGTACATTTAATAGAAACCTTAGACTACTTGTTTCCAGACCCAATACTCGAccaaatatataattttgttaaaaaaaactcCCATGAATTGTAGAAATAGAAAACTAAATTATGTTGAGCTCGATCTTGTTCACTCAAAATTGATCTTTTACCTCctatattaatttttacacccaataatttcttaaataccacaaaataaaaaaataataaaataagataataaaTCATCAACAATCTAGGCTAGAACGTTAGAGTGTGTACCCAAGAAGTATTGAGACACATCACCCAATTCATGATTCATAGAGTATAACTGTTCAATGAACAGGTAACTCTAAATCCAAATAGGCAATTTAGTTCACTATAACTGTTACAATGGAAAAGgcattatattaaatttaatatctgtTTGACAATATTATTTTAccattttcttctaaattttctaagttaaaaaataaacttacttgcagtttatttttataatcaACTTTTCAAGATATTCTTAAAATTCTAGCCACTTTACAATTCTGAAAGAATACCGTTCGGGAGATTGTTTTTAAACTAGTTTTGTCTTtcagaacaaaaataaatttttaggtAACTGATCCATAgttgttctttttcttattttcaattaaatagtTATAGTATCATAGATGACCATTTTCTACAACTAAAATTATTTCTACCTTTTAAATTAATGGTGATTTTGAAGGGCGTAATACTCTTAACCTTTGCAAACCACCGTATCATCTAATCATAGAgctcaaaatttgatttgaaaagcACAAAAATGTTATGGATATAGTTTTAGAAAACCGAATTTTTTTTGTTCGTGAATTTGGCTATGGTTTCAAAAACAGTCCAAAAGTGTAGGAGACAAAATAAGATGTTAGTAAACATACTTATCCTCTTTTGGATAAGAAAATTAACACCCCATTAGATAACcaattggtttttgaaaattaagcttaaaaATACTACCTCCACCGatgatttctttgttttgtcaTCTATTTTTAATGTGTTTCAAAAACTATtgccaagttttgaaaactaaaaaaggtatttttaagaacttgtttttgtttttagaatttggctaaagaAACAAGCACAACTTTTAAAgtccaaaaatcaaataattatcaaacaaggCTTTAGATATCAAACAGTctcttaattttgaatttaatactACCTAGAGTGACAATAGCTTTGTCTTTTATGGGGTTAAGAATTCTCCAGCATATAACAATTGGAACGTCTATTTtcaagggaaaaaaattatCTAAGCCTCTAAATAGTACATGGAGACAGCATTAGCAAGTAGAGAATGGCATCCTAAATCATCATCCAGATAAGGTGTTTGTGGCAGTGTGACATGACAATTTAATATCCTCTGAAGTATATCCCAGTTGAATCTTAACTAAACAAACATGGAAGCATAACAATTGAACCTTTAGCCAGTTACTGTTGGTCAGGATGATGTGACAGTTAAATGTTACTGAGAGCAACTTCTGTAAACATCCATTAAATGCCAATAGAACATAAATACTCAATAACCTACCTGTTGGCACTGTCGCACAAACCTTCAAGGATTGATCTTACTTTCTTCTCACTTTTAACAGATGGTGCCAAAACAGATGCCTGCCAATCACTAACAGAATCAGCATTTTGGACAGATGAAATGTTCGCCAGAAATCAGGAAGCAAATGCAAGATATATACCAAGAAGGATGGCGGTAAACCATATCTCAGGATACTCTCAGCAAAGACACGTACGGCACAAAAGTGCATCCAGGAAATGAAAACCTGCAGATTTGTAAGAAACTCATTCAGaggaaaagaattaaataacatgcaTTTTTACAATTACACCTGGAAGAAGAAGCAACCTCAGCATAACTAGCATAAGACCACTGCAATAAAGAACTTCTCAAACTTTCCTGGTCCTGCACCAACTTCTCTAACTCCTGTTTCCTACTCTCTTGTGCTTCTGGACTATATTCAAATTCACGAATCTCCAAgacattaaaaatgaaaagaaattagGCCTGAAAAACTATTGTATATTGATAATTGGGTtataaaatatgattcaaaatgaaTTAAACATTCACCTGGAACCCTTTTTCACGTGCACTTGTTTTGAAATTGTCTGCAACGCGACTAAAGAGTGTTACAGTGTAAAGGGCATATTCATTATCCTCGTATAACTTCTTGGAAGACCTGGGAACCTAAAAAAGCTTAGCATAATTATGAGAACATAAAAAGAACAGAACAAGAGACAAGAAGTAGCAGCAGTATAGGCCCAGACATATCAACATTGTGAAGCTACGGTAGTTTGTTTAACCTACTCTAACATAATCTAAGTCAGCAATAGAAAAGTTACCATGCAAATCACAATCCAATTAAAATGTTGTACGAAAGGGAGTTAGAAGCTAAAAACACAAACTTACCACATAGCTAGTCAGTGTTTCATAGCTAGATAGCCACTCTTTCTGAGAGTACTTGGGAACAATCACAAGAAGGGTTGCTAGATGTTCTGAGGTAATTATGTCCTCTGGTTTTACAAGATTGGAAATATCACGGACAGCCAAGCTAATGAAAGCAAGATCAATTAGAAACATTAAATTGGCtaaatacaaatatatttattatgagCATTCATACCTTCCACTTTGCTTCCTGTTAATGGCATTAAGTTGACTCCGCACATTATTGTACTCAGCAACACGAATCTAGAAATAGAAATAGCTTTTCAGTGAAGATTTCTACTTGAAACCCATAAGCatccaaaaattaaatgaaataattaagtGGATAACTAAAAGGCTTTGGTTCTTTTTGGTTTGTCCAATACGTGTCTTCGGTTACATTAACTAGTTCAAATGTGAAAACGAAAATCAATGTACTGAATGAATAGTCAAATACACGCCTTCATCATGTTCATTTCTTAAATTTCTAGAATATGAAGTATTACGCCATGTCCAAGTTCATGCTTCTTAGGATATAACTACAAAAGCTTCAACACTTCTCTTTCCTAAGTTATTGCATATGGAAGTCTATGCACTTGCTCGTAGCCTTCAGCAGTCTCATCCTATATCAGTGGTTACTGCCTTGCTGATAAGGCTATGTCAAGAGATGAAAATGGAACTGGTGGCAGTAATACATTCAGAAGACGGAAGTAGCAACAAGATACAAAGATCAGGATTTGCAGCAAACATGAAGGACAACGGCAAAACAAATACTTATGCcatcaaacaaaaataataacaatcGTAATAAATGATTAAATGTGCAGGGAGAAATCCTAAATGGAGGGTGATAGATCTCTTCTAATCTTCTTTCATGTTGCAATGGGATTGTGAAAATCTTATGGGGAAAATTTTCCACAATCTCAACAAGAGTTTCAACACAACTTATGACAGTCACATCTCAACTTAAGCATCAGCTCAAGCGAAGAAACGTTACCTTGAGGTCATCCTCAATCTTGGCCACTTGGCTGTGAATGCTATCTACAATGTCTTTCAGAGGCGACATTGTTGGGTATTTGGCTTCATCCCACA
Proteins encoded:
- the LOC120092476 gene encoding V-type proton ATPase subunit C — encoded protein: MASRYWMVSLPVQGSASSLWNRLQEQISKHSFDTPLYRFNIPNLRVGTLDSLLSLSDDLLKSNSFVEGVSQKIRRQIEELEKVSGVESNVLTVDGVPVDSYLTRFVWDEAKYPTMSPLKDIVDSIHSQVAKIEDDLKIRVAEYNNVRSQLNAINRKQSGSLAVRDISNLVKPEDIITSEHLATLLVIVPKYSQKEWLSSYETLTSYVVPRSSKKLYEDNEYALYTVTLFSRVADNFKTSAREKGFQIREFEYSPEAQESRKQELEKLVQDQESLRSSLLQWSYASYAEVFISWMHFCAVRVFAESILRYGLPPSFLASVLAPSVKSEKKVRSILEGLCDSANSTYWKTEDEVGGGIAGLGGDSDAHPYVSFTINLA